In a single window of the Pelagibacterium sp. 26DY04 genome:
- a CDS encoding chemotaxis protein CheD (catalyzes the conversion of glutamine residues to glutamate on methyl-accepting chemotaxis receptors), with product MVSGKPEITFSTVLGSCISACVRDRAAQVGGMNHFLLASQGESSKDRFGESARYGAFAMEQLINMVLSKGTGRKHNLEFKVFGGGNIYAGMNDVGLKNIEFVHEFLGNEGYVVASQDLGGTFARRVMFQPHTGRAFVKRLDSTDSARLVHEELAIARRQVKKPAADDIELF from the coding sequence ATGGTTTCCGGCAAACCCGAGATCACCTTTTCGACAGTTCTGGGGTCGTGCATCTCGGCCTGCGTGCGCGATCGCGCGGCGCAGGTGGGGGGCATGAACCATTTCCTTTTGGCCAGCCAGGGGGAAAGCTCTAAAGACCGCTTTGGGGAATCGGCACGCTATGGGGCCTTTGCCATGGAGCAGCTCATCAACATGGTGCTGAGCAAGGGCACCGGCCGGAAGCACAATCTCGAATTCAAGGTGTTCGGCGGCGGCAACATCTATGCGGGCATGAACGATGTGGGACTTAAAAACATCGAATTCGTGCATGAATTCCTGGGCAATGAAGGTTATGTGGTTGCCAGCCAGGATCTGGGGGGCACGTTCGCGCGGCGCGTGATGTTCCAGCCCCATACGGGGCGGGCCTTCGTCAAGCGCCTCGATAGCACCGACAGCGCGCGGCTGGTGCACGAGGAACTGGCGATCGCGCGGCGGCAGGTCAAAAAGCCCGCCGCCGACGATATCGAGTTGTTCTAG
- a CDS encoding STAS domain-containing protein, with translation MPKSQAQSVALPRVVDLDALDEIRETLLDALHAGPVDVDGSAVDRVSTNALFMLLSASETAKKAGFSFTISDASTVVTGAIEKLGLGPVFKPVLKG, from the coding sequence ATGCCAAAATCGCAAGCTCAGTCCGTGGCCTTGCCGCGGGTTGTCGATCTCGATGCGCTCGATGAGATCCGCGAAACCTTGCTCGATGCACTCCATGCCGGTCCGGTCGATGTCGATGGCTCGGCCGTCGACCGTGTCTCGACCAATGCGCTGTTCATGCTCCTGAGTGCCTCGGAAACGGCGAAAAAAGCCGGTTTCTCCTTCACAATTTCGGATGCGAGCACGGTGGTTACCGGCGCAATCGAAAAGCTCGGACTCGGTCCGGTCTTTAAACCCGTTCTCAAGGGATAA
- a CDS encoding response regulator has product MRVLTVDDSRTILAMLHHTLTNAGFEVLQAENGQVGLDVLGREDVDVVITDINMPVMDGIEFIKQVRSTGKHQSLPILILTTETSQDKRDQGRAAGGTGWIVKPFDPEKLISVINKVVH; this is encoded by the coding sequence ATGCGCGTTCTGACAGTCGATGATTCGCGAACCATCCTCGCCATGCTGCACCACACCCTCACCAATGCGGGTTTTGAGGTGCTGCAGGCCGAAAACGGACAGGTCGGGCTCGACGTTCTGGGCCGCGAGGATGTCGATGTGGTGATCACCGATATCAACATGCCGGTGATGGACGGGATCGAGTTCATCAAACAAGTGCGTTCGACCGGCAAGCATCAGAGCTTGCCGATCCTCATCCTCACCACCGAAACCAGCCAGGACAAGCGCGACCAGGGGCGCGCTGCCGGCGGGACGGGCTGGATCGTCAAACCGTTCGATCCCGAAAAGCTTATCAGCGTCATCAACAAGGTCGTCCACTAG
- a CDS encoding chemotaxis protein CheA, translating into MSDLDEFKATYFDECSELLLELEEQFSAIQEGDRSPDRLNAVFRAIHSIKGGGGAFGFDALVRFAHSFETLLDYVRDGRVELGEDVVVLCIRSVDIVADFVAAARNGETLAADYGAVEKAQFDALSRGDAVELAQPEDGEEAMDEFDIDFTPVVVNLDAAPSTVQAAGGATVWTIRFTPFATLYERANDPLLLFRELGLLGTMTVTPELAKMPLLADFDPFGVYCSWTIELVSDRASEEAIREVFEFVDGDCAISIERSEAAPLAMDEEMPSFAALAEEAKAERKFVPTGEPDDLMAELEPAFAAPAVRAQEAAPVAPSSTTSEAAEETAGRPIGMSSIRVDLDKVDRVVNMVGELVITQSMLTQQMDDAIRDRYQELVRGIEVLAQTTRGLQDAVMAIRAQPVKSVFSRMPRLVRELAAKTGKKIKLDTIGEATEIDKTVIEQLSDPLTHMVRNSADHGIESPEKRLAAGKPEMGTIRLSAEQAGGNILIVVEDDGAGINRDRVLQIARERGVVGPDQQLTDEQIDNLIFAPGFSTASEVSDISGRGVGMDVVLSNIKKIGGSVHVRSWTGKGTRMTLRLPLTLAVLDVMLVKVAGSPYVIPLSSIVETIQNARADFGHMPSGGKVLQVRGDYVQVVDLAQRFGLASTQSEDSRFVVLCEAEGNSKIALVVDDIIGQQQVVIKSLEENFERIDGIAGGTILGDGNVALIVDVQSLKSTNAHQNAA; encoded by the coding sequence ATGAGTGACCTCGACGAATTCAAGGCCACATATTTCGATGAATGTTCCGAATTGCTGCTCGAACTCGAGGAGCAGTTTTCGGCGATCCAGGAGGGCGACAGAAGCCCCGATCGCCTGAACGCGGTGTTCCGCGCCATTCATTCGATCAAGGGCGGGGGCGGGGCTTTCGGGTTCGATGCGCTGGTGCGCTTCGCCCACAGCTTCGAGACGCTGCTCGACTATGTCCGGGACGGACGAGTGGAGCTCGGCGAGGACGTGGTCGTCCTCTGCATCCGTTCGGTCGACATCGTTGCCGATTTCGTCGCCGCGGCACGCAATGGCGAGACGCTGGCTGCCGATTATGGCGCCGTGGAAAAGGCGCAGTTCGACGCGCTCAGCCGCGGCGATGCGGTCGAATTGGCCCAGCCCGAGGATGGCGAGGAAGCGATGGATGAATTCGATATCGATTTCACCCCCGTCGTGGTGAACCTCGATGCGGCCCCGTCCACGGTTCAAGCCGCTGGCGGCGCGACCGTCTGGACCATCCGGTTTACGCCCTTTGCCACTCTCTATGAGCGCGCCAACGATCCGCTGCTGCTGTTCCGAGAACTAGGGCTGCTGGGCACGATGACGGTGACGCCAGAGCTTGCGAAAATGCCGCTCCTGGCCGATTTCGATCCTTTCGGGGTCTATTGTTCCTGGACCATCGAACTGGTCTCGGACAGGGCAAGCGAAGAGGCGATCCGCGAAGTCTTCGAATTCGTCGATGGCGATTGCGCCATTTCGATCGAAAGGAGCGAGGCCGCGCCCCTGGCGATGGACGAGGAGATGCCGAGCTTTGCCGCGCTGGCCGAAGAGGCCAAGGCGGAGCGCAAATTCGTGCCGACCGGTGAGCCCGACGACCTGATGGCCGAACTCGAACCTGCTTTCGCGGCACCGGCCGTTCGCGCTCAAGAGGCGGCCCCGGTCGCGCCGTCCTCCACCACGAGCGAGGCTGCCGAGGAGACCGCCGGCCGGCCTATCGGGATGTCTTCGATCCGGGTCGATCTCGACAAGGTCGATCGCGTCGTCAATATGGTGGGCGAACTGGTCATCACCCAGTCCATGCTGACCCAGCAGATGGATGACGCCATCCGCGACCGCTACCAGGAGCTGGTGCGCGGCATCGAGGTTCTGGCCCAGACCACGCGCGGCCTGCAGGACGCGGTGATGGCGATCCGCGCGCAACCGGTCAAATCGGTGTTCTCGCGCATGCCGCGTCTGGTTCGCGAGCTGGCGGCCAAAACCGGCAAGAAGATCAAGCTCGACACCATCGGGGAAGCCACCGAGATCGACAAGACGGTGATCGAGCAGCTTTCCGATCCCCTTACCCACATGGTGCGCAATTCGGCCGATCACGGCATCGAAAGCCCCGAAAAGCGCCTCGCAGCGGGCAAGCCCGAAATGGGTACCATCAGGCTCTCGGCCGAGCAGGCCGGCGGCAACATCCTTATCGTCGTGGAAGACGATGGAGCCGGCATCAACCGCGACCGCGTTCTACAGATCGCGCGCGAGCGCGGCGTCGTTGGCCCCGACCAGCAATTGACCGATGAGCAGATCGACAACCTGATCTTTGCCCCCGGCTTTTCGACGGCGAGCGAGGTTTCCGACATCTCGGGCCGCGGCGTGGGGATGGACGTGGTCCTTTCCAACATCAAGAAGATCGGCGGTTCGGTCCACGTGCGCTCCTGGACCGGCAAGGGCACGCGCATGACGCTGCGCCTGCCGCTGACGCTGGCCGTGCTCGATGTCATGCTGGTCAAGGTGGCCGGCAGCCCCTACGTCATCCCGCTCTCTTCCATCGTTGAGACCATCCAGAACGCACGCGCCGATTTCGGGCATATGCCCTCGGGCGGGAAAGTGCTGCAGGTGCGCGGTGATTACGTGCAGGTCGTCGATCTCGCCCAGCGCTTCGGCCTGGCTTCCACCCAGTCCGAGGACAGCCGGTTCGTGGTGTTGTGCGAGGCCGAGGGCAATTCCAAGATCGCGCTGGTGGTCGATGACATCATCGGCCAGCAGCAGGTGGTGATCAAATCGCTCGAAGAGAATTTCGAGCGCATCGACGGCATCGCCGGGGGCACGATCCTTGGCGATGGTAACGTTGCGTTGATTGTTGATGTGCAATCTCTCAAATCGACAAATGCCCATCAGAATGCGGCATAG
- a CDS encoding chemotaxis protein CheW — MEALGLRDDYSDTTAGASQNSLQLIAFSIDEQIYGVEITTVREIRAWNGATPLPNTREYVRGVINLRGTIVPIFDLRARFGDGQTNPTKNHVVVVMSVGEKWIGILVDAVSDILTVSKDDIHAVPEGNSGDTELLNGIVTHDGRMVGLIDLAAVVSGAKTDV, encoded by the coding sequence ATGGAAGCGCTTGGACTTCGCGACGACTATTCGGACACAACGGCGGGAGCGAGCCAGAACTCGCTGCAGCTCATCGCCTTTTCGATCGACGAACAGATCTATGGCGTCGAGATCACCACGGTGCGCGAGATCCGCGCGTGGAACGGGGCGACCCCGCTGCCCAACACGCGCGAATATGTGCGTGGAGTGATCAATCTGCGCGGCACGATCGTCCCGATCTTCGACCTGCGCGCCCGCTTCGGCGACGGCCAGACCAACCCCACCAAGAACCACGTCGTCGTCGTGATGAGCGTGGGGGAAAAGTGGATCGGCATCCTGGTCGATGCGGTGTCCGATATCCTCACCGTTTCCAAGGACGATATCCACGCTGTGCCGGAAGGCAATTCGGGCGACACCGAACTTCTCAACGGCATCGTCACCCATGACGGCCGCATGGTGGGCCTGATCGATCTCGCCGCGGTGGTCTCGGGCGCCAAGACCGACGTCTGA